The proteins below come from a single Tribolium castaneum strain GA2 chromosome 9, icTriCast1.1, whole genome shotgun sequence genomic window:
- the LOC103312721 gene encoding uncharacterized protein LOC103312721 isoform X1 has product MSKVVIYVLDKIVWMLLITAVTTQALQIAGVVDAPKGLGDISYKQDSEYNFQVQVGNSDVRGKRQTDQRSPLIDNIFSIPITTLNAVNNLVQNTRPAFQSLREFAARRFDRANKAANKNQTRQQRPAPVYVHSTEETVNTQ; this is encoded by the exons GTTGTGATTTACGTTCTGGACAAGATCGTCTGGATGCTGCTGATAACAGCAGTCACCACACAAGCGCTCCAAATCGCTGGGGTTGTCGACGCCCCTAAGGGCCTTGGAGACATTTCGTATAAACAG GACAGTGAATACAATTTTCAAGTCCAAGTTGGCAACTCCGACGTCCGTGGCAAAAGGCAAACGGACCAAAGGTCTCCATTAATCGACAACATATTCAGC ATTCCGATTACAACTCTTAATGCCGTGAATAATTTGGTGCAAAATACAAGGCCTGCATTTCAAAGTTTGAGGGAATTTGCTGCGAGGAGGTTCGACAGAGCAAATAAAGCCgctaataaaaatcaaacgaGACAGCAAAGGCCGGCCCCCGTTTATGTGCATTCGACTGAAGAAACTGTAAATACACAATGA
- the LOC103312721 gene encoding uncharacterized protein LOC103312721 isoform X2, producing the protein MSKVVIYVLDKIVWMLLITAVTTQALQIAGVVDAPKGLGDISYKQDSEYNFQVQVGNSDVRGKRQTDQRSPLIDNIFSKQFGQGEYFFRINRTNVITAVM; encoded by the exons GTTGTGATTTACGTTCTGGACAAGATCGTCTGGATGCTGCTGATAACAGCAGTCACCACACAAGCGCTCCAAATCGCTGGGGTTGTCGACGCCCCTAAGGGCCTTGGAGACATTTCGTATAAACAG GACAGTGAATACAATTTTCAAGTCCAAGTTGGCAACTCCGACGTCCGTGGCAAAAGGCAAACGGACCAAAGGTCTCCATTAATCGACAACATATTCAGC AAACAATTCGGGCAAGGTGAATACTTCTTCAGGATAAATCGGACGAATGTTATTACGGCGGTTATGTAG
- the LOC107397838 gene encoding uncharacterized protein LOC107397838, producing MVLGTGDFILLVVTIIFVVADIILGLCVTFALPNHAKRPGWFSADGKARTFKEATNICPCLEKVFPEGSKAPIKFHKVKHIKLEKRSAPEDLITQQIQEYPFLVSLSIPAYSDDPSEKLFACNGLIQDANWIATTQTCVRDKSEWFNLTVRSGSFFWSRGGVEHSVIDVRENADDGLVLLKVTPPFSGNLLPLPPIKHFYNGNWTYAVSLGWDDNMYQKHLTSRFKYKPFEVQKWTSKSCDSKVSNICNMKERSEISSKPLLTSCHQILGMKTVKNNDFGLTDLRNSNDEKTGNRESKCFPIYEDTCGSTDREVCQSY from the exons ATGGTTCTTGGAACTGGAGATTTTATTCTTCTTGTGGTCACAATAATTTTCGTGGTAGCTGATATTATTCTAGGACTGTGTGTAACTTTTGCTTTACCCAACCATGCGAAAAGACCTGGCTGGTTCTCCGCGGACGGAAAAGCACGCACATTTAAGGAAGCTACAAATATTTGTCCCTGTTTGGAAAAAGTGTTTCCCGAAGGTAGCAAAGCACCGATTAAATTCCACAAAGTCAAGCACATCAAACTTGAGAAGCGATCAGCACCGGAAGACCTCATAACTCAACAAATTCAGGAATATCCCTTTCTGGTATCTTTGAGTATTCCCGCATATAGCGACGATCCTAGCGAGAAATTATTCGCTTGTAATGGTCTGATTCAAGATGCAAATTGGATCGCAACAA CTCAAACTTGTGTGCGAGATAAATCCGAATGGTTCAATCTAACTGTACGCTCAGGAAGCTTTTTTTGGTCACGAGGTGGAGTCGAACACTCGGTGATTGACGTTCGTGAGAATGCTGACGATGGTCTGGTTTTGTTAAAAGTCACACCACCGTTCAGTGGAAATTTGCTTCCACTTCCGCCAATTAAACACTTTTATAACGGAAACTGGACCTATGCTGTCTCACTAGGATGGGATGATAACATGTACCAAAAACACCTGACGTCCAGATTCAAATACAAACCTTTCGAAGTCCAAAAATGGACCTCCAAGAGTTGTGATTCCAAAGTTAGTAATATTTGTAACATGAAAGAAAGAAGCGAAATTTCCAGCAAACCGTTACTGACAAGTTGCCACCAAATACTTGGAATGAAgactgttaaaaataatgactttGGTTTGACTGATCTCAGGAATTCTAATGACGAAAAAACGGGGAATCGGGAGTCTAAATGTTTTCCGATATATGAAGACACTTGTGGTTCTACTGATCGTGAAGTTTGTcagagttattaa